The Oncorhynchus mykiss isolate Arlee chromosome 10, USDA_OmykA_1.1, whole genome shotgun sequence nucleotide sequence TAAAGGTTATGGGTTATTACCAAGACCTGTCAGATCTctacatttgttttgtttgtttttacaaattattttagATTATTTTTGTAATGAAAatggctatataaaataaatacagtattatTACCATGATTATAGAACATAGAACTATTATTCTTTTAAGTCGTATTATTTTGAGATGTCTACATTTGTCGGGCTATTTCGCTTAATTGCATGGAAAAAGTGAGAGTTTTTGTTAATTGAATTTAATTGCCACGCAAATAGCACTCGCCAAGACACTCCCCAATCGTCGGTTGAGTTCCGCCGAATGTATCACGTTCATCAAGCACTTCTCTCACGCTCAAATATTTGGCTCTGCATAACTTGTATTTATTTATACAAATTCAGTTTCAGTTTCAAAGGAaatcagagagaagagaagaggagaggtttgTAACAGGAGTCTGAACAAGTGACCTATAGGCTAATTATGTGTCATTAACTAGAGACTGGACGCATCTAAATGACTTAAAGAACTTCCATTTAGCCAGATGAATGACACTCCAccacccccacatacaacacttaAACAAATATAAATCATGGCCCTTCTGCCTTCCTTTTTGAGTTTgggattttttttcattttacacattctctctccttttctctaatCTGACACACATAtctaggctacacacacacacccacacaaacacacacgttcaACATGCGGTGTGTGGGCTGAATAAGATATGCCGAGGAATGTCCAAATAAAACAGCTCTTGTATGCCAACTCGTTTATTCTGACCCCCATATGATCTGTAGTATTGTTCTACATAATAAATGGGTTTTACCTCATAGCAAATGTAACGGTTTCTCTGTGCAATTTAGTCAGTTTCATTTGCGAAGGCATCGTTAATGAGTATCGAACTGTATCAAAATACGCATTGTTCATTTTTAGGCCAATAGCCTCGACTACGTGTCAATTTCTTATGAGTTACCGTGCAATGATACACTTGGTTTTATACCAATTGAGATTACCATAAATAAATACGGGCTTGACCATCAACAACCTCGAgtctaaataaaggttcaaatgaGCCCTGAAACAAAATGAGTCGAGTATTTAAATCAATTGTTTACCTTATCAGCAATCTGTGCGAAACAGGCCTACTTTGCTTAAATTGCGTCATCGGCTGGATTCTCCCTGGTCATTCAAGCCTATCGGTTTATGTATTGGCCTATTCCAGTACTGGAGGAAGGTCCTACGAAGAGTAGGCCTAAGGTTAATCTCTCTATTATATTCACATTTGCACCAAAATAATGCTGTAATGAAATAGGCATTATTTATTTGCAATATAATGAAGAATTACAATTTAatttcacatatatatatatagtgtttatgTGCTAATATAGAAAACGCAACCAACATTCTAAAGCCAGTCAGTTGGGCGAAATATATTATACAACAAAAACGAAATAAATGTCAAAGCTGGGCATATCATATGTTGTATttgaaattatatatatatatatatttatatatatgatACATTGTGAGAATGGGCCAACGTGATTCCATTACGTTTTGCCTCTCATTTAACTCTCAAAATGACTTTACGCATAGTTTGCTATCGAAGATCGCAAATCGAGCAATAATGCATGTCAGTTAAAATCAATATGTCGAAAAAGTGCAGTATTTATTTCTACACAGATAACATATTAAATGATTCTGTTGTTTGCTATTCGCATCATTTTGTTGTTTATGTGACACAATGTAGGATCATGCAATGGAGTTAATAATTGTTTTGCACGAGTAATATGGACTGTGACCAATGCGCTTGGTTTATTGATAAGGGACTTGGCCTACCTGAGACAGATCAAATATACACTTTTAATATGAATACGAAAAAGTGTCAGATGTGAAAATCATAGGCTACTGTGAATAATATTCCTGTTTAAGGATTTAGCGCCTTTCCATGCGCGTACAATAAATGCCTTGCTGCATTGATGACCGAAATAATCGACCCTAGTGACATATCCCACAAAATCATGTAGGCCTATTTCCTTGAAAGCTAACTTTTACATCAAGACACGACGAGTTTCATGAATAAACTAATCAATCATGCGTTTGACTTTTATGCCTacgtattttgttgttgttgagtacAATCAAACGTGCAAACCACAAATAGTAATAGCATACCACTAATCATAGGCCTATCATTCTTAAAATTAGCCTACAACAACAGCCCCTAACGTTGACATTTGAAGGCAAAAAAACGTCCATACCTCTCATTTTGTTGATGATTTTATAATTTCAATAGTCTAATTAGGCGGTGTATGGATTTTTCACAATCTTATAGTCATTAATAAAATATGTGGAGGCTGCCAATGCTTAAGAGGGGCCATTGAAATTTAGGAGCGAAAACACCCAGCAATGTAGGTtatgtccctcctcctctaagACGCGATTGGCTCAGAGTGGTTTTGACGACATATATTAACCCAAGTCGTTCGAAAGATGAAGCTGTGACATGTAGATCAAACGGATGAATTCTGGTTGTGTGCTCAACTGAAAGGCTGTGTATTGCGTGCAGTGCACACTATAGCAGCTGGGATTTAGAGCTTTTTTGTTATCTGACGCCCTATTTAATGAATTTGGTCTGGAATCCATAAAGAGTTTGAAGGGGAAAAGCTCGACCCGAAGTGCTTGAGGACGCAGTTCATCAGGCGAAACATGCACTGTCTGTCTCCGTAATGGAAAAGAAGGAACTTTCTCACGTTGGGAATGGACAAATTGAGAAAAACGTGTAAGTAGCTGACAACATTCTTCTATATTCCACACCATAGACCAGCAAAACAGAAAAAAAGAACGTCTGAAAACTCATGCATTGCTGAAGTTTCGTTTAGGTGTCTATATTGGACAAATATAAATAGCAGTGCTTTTCAAATGACCAACTGAACCAAGTTACTTTTTATGAGAATAGCCTATTTtcctaaaaaatattttggagaACCTGACATTAATCGGAGTGCGCGAACGCGTATTCGTTTCGTGGTTCGTTAGTCGCAGTTTTTGGTCTACTGCTGTGTCGCCATGAGTTTAGTTGGTGGATTCCCTCACCATCCGGTGATGCATCATGACGGCTACTCCTTCGCTGCAGCAGCAGCTGCAAGCCGCTGCCACGAAGAGAACCCCTACTTCCACGGTTGGCTGATAAGCCACCCGGAGATGTCTCCCCCAGACTACAGTATGGCACCCTCGTACAGCCCCGAATACTCCACCGGGGGCCCGGCGTTAGACCACGCACACTACGGAGGTGGTATCCCCGGGGCTGGCGTCGCTGGGATCGGGATGGGACCTCGGCCGGTGAAACGGAGACCTACGGCAAACCGAAAGGAGAGGCGCAGGACTCAGAGCATCAACAGCGCCTTCTCCGAGCTCAGGGATTGCATTCCGAATGTTCCTGCGGATACTAAACTGTCCAAAATAAAGACCCTCAGGTTGGCTACCAGTTATATCGCCTACCTCATGGACATTCTGGACAAGGACGAGCAGAACGGCGACGCAGAGGCCTTCAAAGCTGACTTCAAAAAGACAGAagcaaaggaggagaggagaaagaaagaagtgGTAAGACAAATTCGTAATTTCAGTTATGCATACTTATGCAAACATAGAGTAGCCTCCTGCAAAGCTTGACATTATAGATCATACATTTGCTTATTATCTAGGTTTGTAGTAGCCTATGCTGTGAAACTCAATAGGCTACAACCTTCTTAAGGCCTATAATATTTTGACATAAGCGACAGTAATACTGGTTTTATGGAGACAAGGTTGCTAAATTATACCTGTTCTAAACTGGCGTTATAAAAGTCTGTAAATAtattataattttcctaataatTTAGTAATAACAACTTCATGCTCCCACACCACAGTAGGCCGAATAACAGCCTTGAATGCCGGAGAGAAGTGGTGATAAGTGGCAAGAAAGTAGTATTTCTCGACAACAATAACATACATCCAATTTTTCCTTGTTTCCAACAGAATGACGTTTTGAAAAACACAGCGAGCAGCAATGACAAGAAAACCAAAGGAAGGACTGGTTGGCCGCAGCATGTCTGGGCTTTGGAACTCAAACAGTGAAtatccttcttctcctctcaaaAAAAGACTTGAAATGATGAAAAAGTCTTCTTCTAGACTTGTATTTGTACTCTCACGTTATTTAATGGAATATTTATGTGCAATTGCCGCTACGGAGAGTGGATAtttgaagagaaaaaaaacattcaattTTTAAGAGGAGAAGATACAACACCCTTTGGTAAGGGACTTTGTCATTGTCTGATGTTGTTGGTTGGATGTTTGTTGTTGTCCCAAGAGTAAATCAAACAGAAATATTGGACACTATGGTGTATGTGAAGTCGTTCTCaatctatccctgtctctctttctatctccatctatctctctttgGATATAAATACCAATGGTGTTTGGCTGATGTCGTGGATGCAGTTCAagcaaatgttttatttgaaaaaaaaagCAATGAAGTGTTATGTTGTCATTTTTGTGGTCTTATTCAGTATGTGATAGTGTTTTAAACAACTGTTTAGTCCACTCAATTGCACTTCCGTCCAGAGACGTGGAATTTAAATCATATTTCAGATGTAAACAATGTAATTAATTCAATAAACcactgttttttttaaaaacaaagtcAACCACCTTGTTGCATAATTAAAGTGAAAATACGAGGCAGACTTTAAGGGTTTATTCTATACCAAACTCATTCAATGTAAAATATCGCTTGCAAGGTATGACATATTCTTCAAAAAACCGTAGCTTTTCCCCTCGAATAGAAATACAAGTATTATATAGCTATAGTAAAAATGAAATCATGCATGTTCTGTTTGATTAGAGGTAGCCTAGGCCTCAATTTTTATTTCAAACTAAGGCCTATAGGCTTGCCTGGGCTCTCCCTTCCCGAGTCCTGTCAAACAGCACTCACGCGATACATCCACAACAGCTCCTCAAGTAGAAACAGAAACATTCCCACGCGCAGGAGAAACTGTCTGTGTCGTGTTTGTAGCCTATTAGAACATGCGGGTTCTGACATAGGTGATCGCGTAGGAGATAAATATAGTCTAAGAAACAGCTTACAATGAAACTAAATATCTATTTTGGTGCACAGAAGATTTATGTGCAGTGCGCCAGACGAATAATTACGTTGTGTTCTTTTCGGTCAGCAATAAGCTGCCATAAGGGTAAATTATATTGTTTACGTCAAACGTATGTTCATGGGGGCTATGACCTATTCAACAGAATCACCAGGAAATGTATCCATGCTTCAACAACATGCAACACAGCTCATTGTTGTCATTTTCCTCCTTGATTATAGGCATCTTATTATTATCATGACGGCTACTTTGACGTATAGTATTATTAGTAGGCTGTTTTTACAGACTGTTATTATTAGCCCTATCATTTAGATGATTGCTATTACATGCTAAGTCCTCATTAACAGCCCTGCTAGTAGTGTAATCTTGGTACCTATAGGCTAGTatcgttgttgttgttattcaatATCACCAGGATTAAATAAACAAATAGACTAGGCGCACACTACTAGGCTGCACTATCTTGATTATAAGGATTGTAGGCCTACTAATAGGCTAGTATAGTGGAATAATTACTCAACATTGAGACCACTGAGTTAACCACAAGTGGTATATACTCAACAATAAcaatgtgtattatgtattgctgCTAGTGACTCCATTTGCCATGCTATAAAGTGAATCtctattttaaatatttttctaGTAACTGCATAATAGCTATAGGCTACTCTAATTTGATGGTCTAAGTAAACATAAAACTAGCCTTTCTTTAGGCTCCATGACCAACCCTTCTAAAGATGTAAACATTGTGGCAGAAATAGCATATATAGGCTTGAAATTCCATTGGTTAATTATGGCATTCCACTCTTCTCGCCCAAAACACAAGAGGCCGAGACAGAGCGGAGCCGGGAAAAATGTGTATTTTGACGTTAAAAGCTGGTTGGTCCGAAGAAGGTAGATTGTCGAGGCTCGAAAGAGGGCCCAGCTATCGGATGTTCGTGTGATTGATAGCGTGCCTATCAAAATGCGGCGCTGAAGTGCCTTTTTCGGGTCGGGGGTTGAGGGCAGACGATGAAACCTGTAGCCTTTGCATAAAATCATTTTGGATATGACTAATATCCTACTTTTGATAGAAAATAATAGCCTATTGTTCTATAAATAGGCTAGATCATTTTGTTTTGAAATGCACGTCACTAATCAAACATTACAACGAAACCAAAAAAACATTGCGTCTACAGCCTACTTCACTTATCAATGTGTCACCTGCGCAATTATAGACTGGGCCTGCAACATAAAAGCCTGTAACATAACATGTTGTATTTCACATGTCTATTTCCCACTTTTTCCCACTGTATCACAGCTTGGTAAATATTTATTAGAGAGTAGACTGGATTTAAACTGCCCTAAGAATAATCGTTACTTGTCCTTTGAATGCATGGTTGGTGAGTAAACAGACCTCAGATAGGCTACAACAGACCAAAGGATTCTTCACGAGAAGCTATGCAATTCAAGTGACATCTACAGCAACGTAAATCAGAAGAGGATTGGACACGCCGAAGATTTACAGTCCATCCGATTGCATTAGATAATTGTAACACGTAATTGGCTTGTTTCACGAGTCCGAAGTATGACAATTATGAAtaatttgtctgtctgtgtcaagATGGCGTCCGAAATAGTATCAACTGGCAGTCGTGATAAAGAGATGAAACTGACCTGCTGCTGTATTATTTATAGAAGGATACAACTCATAGGCCAACACATATAGGCGACATACTTTGTTTTCAGCCGGTTGAGCTCACCATCCTCAAATCAGTGGAAATGCAGTAGGAAGCAATAACCTGGTCCAATGTGCCAATCAAATGTGCTACGTTTTGATTAATCCTCTGTGCTATCGCAAAATAATATAGTTTGCAGGATGACTGGTATGCCTAGGCCTACAATAGCAAAGCTTTTCATTTGCTTAATTGCACACTGCATACGATCAAAATGAGTGTGTATGGGTCAATACTGTTCTTTGTTCTCTTGTTTAATTCCCTCTAATACCGGCAGTGGACTGGACTTACAACATGATAGACTTCTCTAAGTGTGGAATAAGATTTTTCCCTGGTATTACAAACATCTGCGAACGATTACTTCATAAAACCCTCCTACCCAGTTGTTTTTTCTCCTTGCAGTCTCAACGAGGGCGGGTAGACATGTTGACGTCGGATCAGATGGTTCGAAGCTATCCTGCTGAAACACTGAACGTAATGACGCGGTGCGTTCCACTCGCAATCTGGAAAGAGGATCATTCTTAATGCATTTTTTTTCTATCAAGCCCATATAGGAAAACTGTGGCGTCAATTAATTGACAAAGAAGTATGTCAGTATGTAAGGCTATGCATGTGTTTGTATTTTAAGGAGAGACAGGCCTAGACTATTTCAATGCTGAAGAAAAAAACTTTTGCAGAACTATACAAGTGCAAAAGGTGCCCTCAAAACAGATGGCAAACATactatatatttgtattttatttattttatttaacctttatttaactgggcaagtcagttaaaaacaaattcttatttacaatgacggcctaccacatGTAACCCACTTGAGTCAAAATCTTTCTATGATGAAGTTCTAGATCGCTTTCCTCTGTTCAGACGTTGTATGCATAAATCAGTGGTTGCGTGCCACatcatcgactgacagattgcaATAACATATAATGTGGTTAGCTGATAGGTAAAATACCTTTCCAGGCCTTGTAAGATCAGGCAGGCAATCAGCAGCGCCTGGACAGAAAAACGAGCCCACTGTCTACTGAGCTAGGCCTATGATTTGTCATGGCCCAGCACTAAAACAAAAGCCTATGAAACGTTgcatcattgtaaaaaaaaaaatatatattccaacAATGCAACTTTTGATTAAAAATAAGATATTGCGCTGCAGTGGGGATATATTTAAATATAGCTGGGACAAATATGTGATTACTAAGAGGATAGGGCACAATCAACGAATGATCTACAGGGCACAGACCGAGTGACATAGTCATgcgtacatttttattttacaaaaTAATGAGAGTTATTACGCATACAGCTAGAATTTGGCCCAACTAAAAAAACATATCGCCACATCTTTATTGATCATTCAAAAAACACATTAAGACCAACaggatatactgaacaaataagTTGAATACTATGCCAGCACAACACATAAGAGCATTTTCCGACAatacaacccactgggcacagacatcagttcaacgtctagctTTGATTTACATCTGTTTGAGTTGTTAattaacgtgaattcaacgtgaaatcaacaaaacatgtcaCCTGGtcatttaggttaaaagttgggtgaaaaaaatacgaAAATCCCTGATGTTGATTACTTTTTTTCATTTCCAATCAGGTTTTTTCCACGAGATTCAACTTCATCAAATTTATTTTTTTGGTTGAAATTACAAATAACGtggattcaaacagtttttgcccagtggggagTTAGATGAAATCATGTTATTGTCTCAAGTTTAGTTCCATAAGATTGAGTGGCACACGAGTGTTTTCAAAAGCATCAACTGGCactacaaattaactttcaacaaTGCATCGCTGTTATATAAATATATCAAATTTAGGCAAGATGAAGGATATATGTTAGGTCAAGAGAATTGCTTTATTCACCATGATAATTCAAGAAGGATGAGTAAAATCATGGCCCATCTAatgaacaaacaaaaaacatttgcatCCTTCAGTGTGAAACAACATTGCAGGATGGTTGTTTTTGCTTCACGTTTGCCGCGCATAAAGATGATGCTACCTTTTTAGAGATCGTGAAATCAGCTCGAGTCCAGGAGCTTCTCTGGACTTGTGTGACCAGAATATTCCGCGACGCTTATCTGTGTGCCATCTCCAACCATTGGGAATAATACGTAAAATATATCCCCAAAAACAGATAACGGATCTGACAAAAATCGACCTGAAATGCAAAACCTCTTATATGCCTACTTTTACGCGCTATGTTGTGCGGAAAATCAGGCCTGTGCCCTGTGTTGCTGTCAGTTGTGACAGTTCCCAGATGGGGTCTGCTACTGTATGTGAGATTGAGTTTCTCACAAAAAAAACTCCCTCTCCATCCAAACCGTCCTCAAAAACCTTCTCCAGGCACAGGTCGGTGCGCCGGCTTCCAGGACAGAGGCTAGGTTGTCTTGTCGAAAAGCCCTGAGTGCTCGGCATGAAAGGAACCGCTCGGGGTCTCTGTATAGCCGAGGCCATTATCAGTGGATGGGGAATCGACACGGGCTGTTGGAACCCTGATGGTATTTCTTCCTATTAGAGGTCGTGGATATAACAAACCTTATCTAATCCATGGTAAGTAGTCTAAACTACGCGGATTTCATCATTTGTTTTGAATACATTTCAAGGGACACTTGAAATAATTGTGATATTTACCTTTTATTTTTGTTATCGGGGCTATTTCCTGTCTTGCCTACAAGTGATGCACAGTTTTCAGTAACGGTGTTGATGGAAGTCAGTCAAAGTTGACTACGTCGATGTAACTCCATAGTTATTGCATATGCTACCATGTGGAGCGTTGTGCGCTTATTTGCTCGTGGTAGGCCGCTCTGATACCTTGTTATTATAATGCTAAGTTGGCTACACTGGAGTACCACTTTGACACGTTATAACACTGTAATAATAATAGCCTAATAATAATCACCATCATAATAATAACCCGAATAATCAGAATAATAATCAGAATAATAACAATGCATTGTCATTATCATTATATGCGTGATGATTATAATACAAATTCAAAAGACAAATCAGAATATGTATGGTTACTGAAATTCATGCGGTAACACAGGCCCATGTGTGTGTGCTAGCTATAGACTATTTGTTGATGGTGCAGATTTTTCGACTTACACAAAATGAACAACGTTGGCATTCAATTATAGACCTTTTTAAACGTATTCTTGAGGCGGAGCGGAAGTGCACATAGAACGTGttattgttttgacagttgaaaaaGTCTATAGACAATGAAATGGAAAATATAATTGAAGAGGGGTGATCTAAATGATGTGCAACGTAGGGTAGAAAtattaaaaatgtgttttcacATGGGTTCTCTTTATATATACGATAAGCTACACCCATTGCTTTATGCAGAATGTGAATTAGGCAAATGACTATCCTAAAATATTGTTCTGAACACCCTGACTCATACTGCATCCTCTATTCGCCTGTGGCGCGCGGCACTATGAGATCaagtgagaagagaggaggagaggcagacctCCCAAGTGGCTGGGGGCATGCGTGTCATTGTAGGGGACTCGGCTAACACTCCATTCATCCCGGCGAGCAGGAGGCGACTGTTCTGTTTTTGTCGGTGATAAACATTTAAAACCGTTAATACAGACCATAAATCCAGTTGGGAATGCTGCGCGCAAAAACATTGACCGGaaaatggctgcgtttacacacacacactgcagactaTACTACCGTGTACGCCTCGCGTCAACATCGTTACTCTGGCCTTGTGGATTTAACAAAATACACCTTCAAACAATTCATAACCCTACCCGCAACCtaattaatttgcaaaaattACCCTAACTATAGGCTAACGGTTAAATATTATTCGTTCAGGTTAATCCGTTAATATAGGACAAAATGATTTAACAAATCACTATATTCCAGGCTTTGTAGACTACTCTGCAAATCAGTGGCTTATTTGCTTTCTCGCGCCATTGAATGCA carries:
- the LOC110534495 gene encoding heart- and neural crest derivatives-expressed protein 2 translates to MSLVGGFPHHPVMHHDGYSFAAAAAASRCHEENPYFHGWLISHPEMSPPDYSMAPSYSPEYSTGGPALDHAHYGGGIPGAGVAGIGMGPRPVKRRPTANRKERRRTQSINSAFSELRDCIPNVPADTKLSKIKTLRLATSYIAYLMDILDKDEQNGDAEAFKADFKKTEAKEERRKKEVNDVLKNTASSNDKKTKGRTGWPQHVWALELKQ